Genomic segment of Umezawaea sp. Da 62-37:
TCAGTTCGAGCCGGTCGGCCTCGCCGAGGCCGATGGCGCTGATCCGCGGGTGCCAGACGTGCACCGCGATCAGGTCGGCGCCGTCGAGGGCGGCCCGGTCGAAGGCCAGCTCGATCGCGGGTTCGCTCGCGGCGGTGCCGTCCACGCCGACCACGATCGGACCACGCAGTGGCACGGTGCCGCGGACGATCGTGACGGGGCAGTGCCCGTACGTGCTGACCGCCAGCGCGGTCGAGCCCGCCAGCAGTTCCGCGAAGCCTCCCGCGCCGCGGGATCCGACCATGACCTCGTAGGCGGAGGCCGACTCGCGAATGAGGACGGTCGCTGGATCCCCGATCTCCAGCGCCAGGTCGAGTTCCACGCCGGGCGCGGCGTCACGTGCGGCGTCAGCCGCGTCATGCAGGCGCTGCCACCCGTCGCCGCGCATCCCGTCGCGCAGCCGCTCCGTGTCTTCCAGGCCGTCGAACGGCAGCAGGAGTTGCGCGTGCACCACTCGCAGCGTCCGGTGACGGCGCAGAGCCTCGGCGGCGGCCAGGCCGACCGCGTCGTGTGCGGACGTCGACCCGTCGACACCGACGACGATCGGCGCGGCGCGCTTCATGGGGACAGTCATGTCCGGTCACCTCTCCTGTGCCCGTCGGACGAGCCCGCGATCGGGGTGTCCGTTCTCCTGGTTCCAGACTTCCGCTCGGGAGACCCCACCGGCAGTGCGGTTGGTCCTCGGTGGCCGATGACGTTCGGCTCAGCCGAGCGGAATGCCGTCGCGGTAGACCGCGCGGATGCCCAGACCGTCGTCCAGGACCACCACATCCGCCCGGTCACCAGGCCGCAGCAGCCCGAGATCCGCGTCGGGGAAGAACCGCGCCGGTGTGCGGGTCGCGGCGTTGACCGCCTCGTCCAGCGGAACTCCCGAGTCGCAGGCGTGTCGGATCGCTTCGACCAGGGTGCTCGTGGTCCCGACCAA
This window contains:
- a CDS encoding universal stress protein, producing MTVPMKRAAPIVVGVDGSTSAHDAVGLAAAEALRRHRTLRVVHAQLLLPFDGLEDTERLRDGMRGDGWQRLHDAADAARDAAPGVELDLALEIGDPATVLIRESASAYEVMVGSRGAGGFAELLAGSTALAVSTYGHCPVTIVRGTVPLRGPIVVGVDGTAASEPAIELAFDRAALDGADLIAVHVWHPRISAIGLGEADRLELTSEHHQLLAERLAGWQEKYPDVHVERVLAEGHVAKRLADYSDTARLLVVGPLGRGGFAGLLLGSTSHALLHHAPCPVLVARTDDRAATTTA